In Callospermophilus lateralis isolate mCalLat2 chromosome 18, mCalLat2.hap1, whole genome shotgun sequence, one DNA window encodes the following:
- the Map4k1 gene encoding mitogen-activated protein kinase kinase kinase kinase 1 produces the protein MELVDPDIFNKDPRDHYDLLQRLGGGTYGEVFKARDKVSGDLVALKMVKMEPDDDVSTLQKEILMLKTCRHANIVAYHGSYLWLQKLWICMEFCGAGSLQDIYQVTGSLSELQISYVCREVLQGLAYLHSQKKIHRDIKGANILINDAGEVRLADFGISAQIGATLARRLSFIGTPYWMAPEVAAVALKGGYNELCDIWSLGITAIELAELQPPLFDVHPLRVLFLMTKSGYQPPRLKEKSKWSAAFHNFVKVTLTKSPKKRPGATKMLSHQLVSQPGLSRGLILDLLDKMRNPGKGLPIAETEDEDPEPPPAIPRRIRSTHQSSSLGIPDADCYRRHMEFRKLRGVEPRPPADSTARLQPPADFRSSSPRSHLSESDDDYDDVDIPPSAEDTPPPLPPKPKFRSPSDEGPGVMGDEGQLSPGVLVRCASGPPPRTPHLGPPPATRSPHLTAHSEPSLWNPASREPDQPPLLPPKKEKMKRKGCALLVKLFNGCPLRIHSTAAWTHPSTKDQHLLLGAEEGIFILNRNDQEATLEMLFPSRTTWLYSINNILMSLSGKTPHLYSHSILGLLERKETRAGSPIAHISPHRLLGRRNMVSTKIQDTKGCRACCVAEGATSGGPFLCGALETSVVLLQWYQPMNKFLLVRQVLFPLPTPLPVFALLTSPGSDLPAVCIGVSPGRLAKSVLFHTVRFGALSCWLGEMSTEHKGAVQVTQVKEDMVMVLMDGSLKLVTPEGAPVRGLRTSEIPMTEPVEAVAMVGGRLQAFWKHGVQVWAPGSDQLLQELRDPTLTFRLLGSPRPVVVETRPADDPTAPSNLYIQE, from the exons ATGGAGCTCGTGGACCCCGACATCTTTAACAAGGATCCCCGGGACCATTATGACCTGCTGCAACGGCTGGGTGGCGGCACCTATGGGGAAGTCTTCAAG GCTCGAGACAAGGTGTCCGGAGACCTGGTAGCACTGAAGATGGTGAAGATGGAGCCTG ATGATGATGTGTCCACCCTTCAGAAGGAAATCCTCATGTTGAAAACTTGCCGGCATGCCAACATCGTGGCCTACCATGGCAGTTACCTCTG GTTGCAGAAGCTCTGGATCTGCATGGAATTCTGTGGGGCTGGCTCTCTCCAGGACATCTACCAAG TGACTGGCTCCCTCTCAGAGCTCCAGATCAGCTATGTCTGCCGGGAAGTGCTCCAG GGGCTGGCCTACCTTCACTCACAGAAGAAGATACACCGGGACATCAAG GGAGCCAATATCCTCATCAACGATGCTGGGGAGGTCCGACTGG CTGACTTTGGGATCTCCGCCCAGATTGGGGCAACGCTGGCTAGACGCCTGTCTTTCATTGGGACACCTTACTG GATGGCTCCAGAAGTAGCTGCTGTGGCCCTGAAGGGAGGGTACAACGAGCTGTGTGACATCTGGTCCCTGGGGATCACGGCCATTGAGCTGGCTGAGCTGCAGCCACCACTTTTTGATGTTCATCCTCTCAG AGTTCTCTTCCTCATGACCAAGAGTGGCTACCAGCCTCCCCGGCTAAAGGAAAAGAGCAAATG GTCAGCTGCCTTCCACAACTTTGTCAAAGTCACACTCACCAAGAGCCCCAAGAAACGACCTGGCGCCACCAAGATGCTCAGT CACCAGCTGGTGTCCCAGCCCGGGCTGAGTAGGGGCCTGATCCTAGATCTTCTGGACAAGATGAGGAATCCTGGAAAGGGGCTCCCCATTGCTGAGACTGAAGATGAGGATCCCGAG CCACCCCCTGCCATCCCTCGGCGTATCAGGTCCACCCACCAGTCCAGCTCTCTGGGGATCCCAGACGCAGATTGCTATC GGAGGCACATGGAGTTCAGGAAGCTCCGAGGAGTGGAGCCCAGACCCCCAGCCGACAGCACT GCTCGCCTACAGCCACCCGCAGACTTCAGGAGCAGCAGTCCCAG GAGCCACCTGTCAGAGTCCGATGATGATTACGACGATGTGGACAT CCCCCCCTCTGCAGAGGACACTCCCCCGCCACTGCCCCCCAAG CCCAAGTTCCGTTCTCCATCAGATGAAGGTCCTGGGGTAATGGGGGACGAGGGGCagctgagcccaggggtgctggtCCGGTGTGCCAGTGGACCCCCCCCACGAACCCCCCACCTTGGTCCTCCCCCAGCCACCCGCAGCCCCCACCTCACTGCCCATTCAG AGCCCTCACTCTGGAACCCAGCTTCCCGGGAGCCTGACCAGCCCCCACTGCTGCCCCCTAAAAAGGAAAAGATGAAGAGAAAG GGATGTGCCCTTCTCGTAAAGCTGTTCAATGGCTGTCCCCTCCGGATCCACAGCACAGCAGCCTGGACACACCCCTCCACCAAGG ACCAGCACCTGCTCCTGGGGGCTGAAGAAGGCATTTTCATCTTGAACCGGAATGATCAGGAGGCCACGCTGGAGATG CTCTTTCCTAGCCGGACCACCTGGTTATACTCCATCAACAATATCCTCATGTCCCTCTCAG GAAAGACCCCCCACCTGTATTCTCATAGCATCCTGGGCCTTTTGGAACGGAAAGAGACCAGAGCAGGAAGCCCCATCGCTCACATTAGCCCTCACCGGCTACTGGGAAG GAGAAACATGGTCTCCACCAAGATCCAGGACACCAAGGGCTGCCGGGCGTGCTGTGTGG CCGAGGGTGCTACCTCCGGGGGCCCATTCCTGTGCGGGGCGCTGGAGACCTCCGTGGTCCTGCTCCAGTGGTACCAGCCCATGAACAAGTTCCTGCTGGTCCGG CAGGTGCTGTTTCCACTGCCCACGCCTCTGCCAGTGTTCGCGCTGCTGACCTCGCCAGGCTCTGACCTGCCGGCCGTGTGCATCGGCGTGAGCCCGGGCCGGCTGGCGAAGTCAGTGCTCTTCCACACCGTACGCTTCGGTGCACTGTCCTGCTGGCTGGGCGAGATGAGCACCG AGCACAAGGGAGCAGTGCAGGTGACCCAGGTAAAGGAAGACATGGTGATGGTGTTGATGGATG GCTCCCTGAAGCTGGTGACGCCAGAGGGGGCCCCAGTCCGGGGACTTCGCACATCTGAGATCCCCATGACCGAACCGGTGGAGGCCGTGG CTATGGTCGGGGGCAGGCTGCAGGCCTTCTGGAAGCACGGAGTCCAGGTGTGGGCTCCAGGTTCCGACCAG CTGCTGCAGGAGCTGAGAGACCCAACCCTCACCTTCCGTCTGCTTGGCTCCCCCAG GCCTGTGGTGGTGGAGACGAGACCAGCGGACGACCCCACTGCCCCCAGCAACCTCTACATCCAGGAATGA